The Christiangramia flava JLT2011 genome has a segment encoding these proteins:
- the pruA gene encoding L-glutamate gamma-semialdehyde dehydrogenase, translated as MGKGFFHVPVAVNEPVKSYAPGTPEREEVLLTYKDLYNSKMEVPLYIGSEEIKTGDTETMHPPHDHQHNLGVYHKASKKNVEKAIETALEARDQWANLEWEQRAAIFLKAADLIAGKYRARINAATMIGQSKNIYQAEIDSACELCDFLRFNVEYMSQIYDEQPESSEGNWNRVEYRPLEGFVYAITPFNFTAIAGNLPSSAALMGNVAIWKPSDSQVFSAQIIMEVFKEAGVPNGVINMVMGDPAMITDTLLASPDFAGIHFTGSTTVFKDIWQKIGNNIHNYKTYPRIVGETGGKDFIVAHPSSNAKKVATAISRGAFEFQGQKCSAASRVYLPKSLWPEIKDYVVEDVQSFKMGSPEDMSNFITAVIHEGSFDKLAKYIDQAKKSKKAEIVVGGNYDKSKGYFIEPTVIVTTDPQYETMHTELFGPVVTIYVYEDSEWEKTLKLVDETSPYGLTGAVFSGDRYELAKATKALQNAAGNFYLNDKPTGAVVGQQPFGGARASGTNDKAGSKLNLLRWVSPRLIKETFDAPEDYRYPFMGE; from the coding sequence ATGGGAAAAGGATTTTTTCACGTTCCTGTAGCCGTTAACGAACCAGTTAAGAGTTACGCTCCGGGAACCCCCGAAAGAGAAGAAGTACTACTCACTTACAAAGACCTTTACAATTCGAAAATGGAGGTGCCTTTATATATTGGCAGTGAGGAGATCAAAACCGGGGATACCGAAACCATGCATCCCCCGCACGACCACCAGCACAACCTGGGTGTATATCATAAAGCCAGCAAAAAAAACGTTGAAAAAGCGATCGAGACGGCTTTGGAAGCTCGTGATCAATGGGCCAACCTGGAATGGGAACAGCGTGCAGCGATTTTTCTTAAAGCTGCTGATCTGATCGCCGGGAAGTATCGTGCACGCATCAACGCGGCTACGATGATTGGCCAGTCTAAAAATATCTATCAGGCAGAAATTGATTCAGCTTGCGAATTATGTGATTTCTTACGTTTCAACGTGGAATATATGTCACAGATATACGATGAGCAGCCGGAATCATCTGAAGGAAACTGGAACCGTGTGGAATACCGCCCTTTAGAAGGTTTTGTGTATGCCATCACTCCTTTCAATTTTACCGCTATCGCCGGGAACCTTCCATCGAGTGCGGCTTTGATGGGGAATGTAGCGATCTGGAAACCTAGTGACAGCCAGGTATTTTCCGCACAAATCATCATGGAAGTATTCAAAGAAGCGGGAGTGCCAAACGGGGTGATCAATATGGTAATGGGCGATCCGGCCATGATCACAGATACACTGCTTGCCAGCCCTGATTTCGCCGGAATCCATTTCACCGGAAGCACCACCGTATTTAAAGACATCTGGCAGAAAATTGGAAATAACATCCATAACTACAAGACTTATCCTAGAATCGTTGGAGAAACGGGAGGTAAAGATTTTATTGTTGCTCACCCTTCTTCCAATGCGAAAAAAGTAGCAACCGCCATTTCCAGGGGAGCTTTTGAATTCCAGGGACAAAAATGTAGCGCCGCTTCTAGAGTATATCTTCCGAAGAGTTTATGGCCAGAGATTAAGGATTATGTGGTGGAAGATGTTCAATCCTTCAAAATGGGTTCACCAGAAGATATGAGCAATTTTATCACTGCAGTGATCCATGAAGGTTCCTTCGACAAACTGGCCAAATATATCGACCAGGCTAAGAAAAGTAAGAAAGCTGAAATCGTTGTGGGCGGAAATTACGACAAATCCAAAGGTTATTTCATAGAGCCTACCGTGATTGTGACCACCGATCCTCAATATGAAACCATGCATACCGAATTATTTGGTCCCGTGGTGACCATTTATGTTTATGAGGACAGCGAATGGGAAAAAACCCTGAAACTGGTTGATGAAACCAGCCCATACGGACTTACCGGGGCAGTTTTCTCTGGTGATCGATATGAGCTGGCAAAGGCCACGAAAGCACTTCAGAATGCAGCAGGAAACTTTTACCTCAATGACAAACCTACCGGAGCAGTTGTAGGTCAGCAGCCATTTGGTGGTGCACGTGCCAGTGGGACCAATGATAAGGCTGGTTCCAAATTGAATTTATTAAGATGGGTTTCACCAAGACTTATTAAAGAAACCTTTGATGCTCCTGAGGATTACCGTTATCCGTTTATGGGAGAATAA
- a CDS encoding NRDE family protein: MCTVTLAPQPDSPNGFVLTSNRDEAISRHALLPEYEKYHSRNLYFPKDAQAGGTWIGVSDLQRCLCLMNGAFEPHIRKAGYRKSRGIVVKDILAETGKLSEVLEHYDLKGIEAFTLVAVDWSNGLQFIELVWDENKKHLQKLSLKPHIWSSSPLYDQNMKKSRRQWFQQFRETHELHADMLRDFHLNTEKDNMEFGLIIDRGFLKTQSVSQIISSDQGIRFWFRDLQSGKEQEERLQFKA; this comes from the coding sequence ATGTGTACGGTCACTCTGGCCCCTCAGCCGGATTCTCCCAACGGTTTTGTACTTACTTCCAATCGCGATGAAGCGATCTCCAGGCATGCATTGCTGCCAGAATATGAAAAATATCATTCCAGAAATTTATATTTTCCGAAGGATGCCCAGGCAGGAGGTACCTGGATTGGAGTGAGCGACCTGCAGCGTTGCCTTTGCTTGATGAACGGCGCTTTTGAACCTCATATTCGGAAGGCTGGCTACCGGAAGAGCCGCGGCATTGTGGTCAAAGATATACTGGCTGAAACCGGGAAGCTTTCTGAAGTTCTGGAGCATTATGACCTGAAGGGAATTGAAGCTTTTACGCTGGTGGCGGTCGACTGGAGTAACGGACTCCAGTTTATCGAACTCGTGTGGGATGAAAATAAAAAACATCTTCAGAAACTGTCTTTAAAACCACATATCTGGTCATCATCTCCTTTATACGACCAGAATATGAAAAAAAGTAGGCGGCAATGGTTTCAGCAATTCCGGGAGACTCATGAGCTTCATGCAGACATGCTTCGAGATTTCCACTTGAATACTGAAAAAGACAATATGGAATTCGGTTTAATTATCGATCGTGGTTTCCTGAAAACGCAGAGTGTAAGCCAGATCATCAGTTCGGATCAGGGAATCAGGTTTTGGTTCCGCGATTTACAATCTGGAAAAGAGCAGGAGGAACGGCTTCAGTTTAAAGCGTAA
- the apaG gene encoding Co2+/Mg2+ efflux protein ApaG, with product MVQQITQGIKISVETHFEGMFYKNYKLRYAFGYRVHIENQSNDTVQLQTRFWEIKDALNDTEFVQGEGVIGKKPVLQPGEHHTYQSGCLLTGPFGAMKGHYNMVNLNTTKKFQVSIPSFKLAATYALN from the coding sequence ATGGTTCAACAAATTACTCAGGGAATAAAAATTTCGGTTGAAACGCATTTTGAAGGGATGTTCTACAAAAACTACAAATTGCGTTATGCATTTGGCTACCGGGTTCACATCGAAAACCAGAGCAATGATACGGTGCAGCTCCAAACGCGCTTCTGGGAAATAAAAGATGCGCTGAACGATACCGAATTTGTTCAGGGCGAAGGGGTGATTGGAAAAAAACCCGTTTTACAGCCCGGCGAGCACCATACTTATCAAAGCGGCTGCTTACTAACCGGTCCATTCGGCGCCATGAAAGGTCATTATAATATGGTCAATCTGAATACTACCAAAAAATTCCAGGTTTCAATACCCTCCTTCAAACTGGCTGCAACTTACGCTTTAAACTGA
- a CDS encoding DUF3667 domain-containing protein: protein MKRSLPGRQSVLKYRGEKCQNCHIPLEKSDQFCPNCGQINSTKKLTFDDFFNEFFSGLLAYDSRFQRTLRVMLFKPGKISRDYIDGKRMRYANPFRFYLSASIIFFLLFNYSIHSENDMIGPRDRDMVELAGKTPPIPPEALDSVNAALAKENLSLDKLKLDTVQKTYKDYYISQKTVDTMSNLSALFKKFNLYYEFQDETGIATPDRALDSLKHDQTNYNHWLYKKAVDANVFKNNPGLFIDYFISKLPFIIFFYLPVFALFIWLLYMRRNFNYMEHLIFAFHVQTTLFVFYIVGLTFDLIASLNVGITMANIVFAVYLYKSMRNFYRQRRVKTILKFIILNLIFFTLATIAVFISLLASFSIY, encoded by the coding sequence TTGAAAAGATCACTCCCAGGCCGGCAATCGGTTTTAAAATATCGTGGCGAAAAATGCCAGAATTGCCATATACCCCTGGAAAAAAGTGACCAGTTCTGCCCGAATTGCGGCCAGATCAACAGCACCAAAAAATTAACTTTTGATGATTTTTTCAATGAATTCTTTTCAGGCTTGCTGGCCTACGATTCCCGTTTCCAGCGAACGCTGCGCGTCATGCTTTTCAAACCCGGAAAGATTTCCAGGGATTACATAGACGGAAAACGGATGCGGTATGCCAATCCTTTCAGGTTCTACCTGAGTGCATCCATCATATTTTTCCTGCTCTTCAATTACTCGATCCATTCAGAAAACGATATGATTGGCCCCCGGGATCGCGACATGGTGGAACTTGCCGGGAAAACACCACCAATTCCGCCGGAGGCACTAGATTCAGTTAATGCGGCCCTGGCTAAAGAAAATCTTTCGCTGGACAAGCTCAAACTGGATACCGTTCAGAAAACCTATAAAGACTACTATATTTCCCAGAAAACAGTTGATACGATGAGCAATCTCTCGGCGCTGTTCAAAAAATTCAACCTGTATTACGAATTTCAGGATGAGACAGGGATCGCTACACCAGATCGCGCCCTGGATTCACTAAAACACGACCAGACCAATTACAATCACTGGCTCTACAAGAAGGCGGTAGACGCTAACGTTTTTAAGAACAATCCCGGCCTTTTTATAGATTATTTCATCAGTAAACTGCCATTCATCATCTTTTTCTACCTGCCGGTCTTTGCTCTTTTTATCTGGTTACTATATATGAGACGAAATTTTAATTATATGGAGCATCTTATCTTCGCCTTCCATGTGCAAACCACGCTGTTCGTCTTTTATATCGTAGGGCTCACTTTCGATCTCATCGCTTCTTTAAATGTGGGGATTACCATGGCCAATATCGTTTTTGCCGTTTACCTCTATAAATCCATGCGCAATTTTTACCGCCAGCGCCGTGTTAAAACGATTCTAAAGTTCATCATTTTAAACCTGATTTTCTTTACTTTAGCGACTATAGCAGTGTTTATTTCACTGCTTGCATCATTTTCAATCTACTGA
- a CDS encoding DUF5103 domain-containing protein, whose product MRFFLTFLISLSGFCQFYGQAVQETASPNYIRTISFTGENTENPGNPIILLGGTLQLSFDDIIGDEADYYYTVEHYNFDWTPSQLSKNEYMDGFDDLRITNYTNAYNTLQPYTHYELSIPNNRTKALKVSGNYLLKIFNANRELVFSRKFMVYENFAQVSAQVKRSRDLEFINEKQVVNFSINSPDFILKNPENNVRVLLMQNYNLKSAILDLKPQYTIASELIYKYDAESAFWGGNEFLQFDDKDLRATTADIASVELDELYHHYLYTDRTRNGNPYTYNPDLNGGFVVRSYPAENSDIEAEYVWVHFQLKNYDPIGKSQLHLYGGFNNFQLDESTQLRYNEETGYYECARLFKQGYYNYKYVLLDENGQLDEGFISGNFDETENTYTILAYYHAPGARYDRLIGVGSANSKNITN is encoded by the coding sequence AAAACACGGAAAATCCCGGCAATCCTATCATCCTCCTCGGCGGTACCCTGCAATTGAGCTTTGATGATATTATTGGTGATGAAGCCGATTATTATTACACCGTGGAACATTATAATTTCGACTGGACGCCATCCCAACTTTCGAAAAATGAGTACATGGACGGTTTTGATGACCTTCGCATTACAAATTACACCAATGCCTACAATACGTTGCAGCCTTACACCCATTATGAGCTCAGCATTCCGAATAACCGAACAAAAGCATTAAAAGTCTCCGGAAATTACCTGCTGAAGATTTTCAATGCCAATCGCGAACTTGTCTTCTCCAGGAAATTTATGGTCTACGAAAATTTCGCACAGGTTTCGGCACAGGTGAAACGATCGCGTGACCTGGAATTCATCAACGAAAAACAGGTAGTGAATTTCAGCATCAATTCGCCAGATTTTATCCTGAAGAACCCTGAAAACAACGTAAGGGTATTGCTAATGCAGAATTACAATCTGAAATCTGCCATTCTTGACCTGAAACCGCAATATACCATTGCCAGCGAGTTGATCTATAAGTATGATGCCGAATCAGCTTTTTGGGGAGGCAACGAATTCCTTCAATTCGACGATAAGGATCTTCGCGCTACCACGGCAGATATCGCTTCCGTGGAACTGGACGAACTCTACCATCATTATCTGTATACCGATCGTACCCGGAATGGAAATCCCTATACCTATAATCCCGACCTCAACGGCGGATTTGTAGTTCGAAGCTATCCTGCTGAAAATTCTGATATCGAAGCCGAATATGTCTGGGTACATTTTCAGCTGAAGAATTATGACCCTATCGGTAAAAGCCAACTGCACCTATACGGAGGCTTCAATAATTTTCAGCTGGATGAAAGTACCCAACTGAGATATAATGAGGAGACCGGTTATTACGAATGCGCCAGGCTTTTCAAACAGGGTTATTACAATTACAAATACGTGCTGCTGGATGAAAACGGGCAGCTGGATGAAGGCTTCATCAGCGGTAATTTTGACGAGACTGAAAATACCTATACCATTTTAGCTTATTATCATGCTCCAGGAGCGCGTTACGATCGCCTTATCGGAGTAGGCTCTGCCAATTCCAAAAACATCACAAATTAA